A genomic region of Prosthecobacter algae contains the following coding sequences:
- a CDS encoding tetratricopeptide repeat protein, with amino-acid sequence MSDTILLEDLFDEANGHLAVGELEEAIAIYRQCVARDPQFFDGWQALGMALLKVGEVKEAIGAGLMATTLQPNDLLAWTGLSQMYVRNGQIAEAEDAKGKARILSLGGKVVKE; translated from the coding sequence ATGAGCGACACGATCCTTCTCGAAGATTTGTTTGATGAAGCCAACGGTCATCTGGCCGTTGGCGAACTGGAGGAAGCCATTGCCATCTATCGGCAATGTGTGGCCCGCGACCCTCAGTTTTTCGATGGCTGGCAGGCCCTGGGCATGGCTCTGCTGAAAGTGGGTGAAGTGAAAGAAGCCATCGGTGCAGGCCTGATGGCCACGACACTACAGCCCAATGACCTTCTGGCTTGGACCGGCCTGTCACAGATGTATGTGCGCAACGGTCAGATCGCAGAAGCTGAGGATGCCAAGGGCAAAGCCCGCATCCTTTCTCTGGGCGGCAAAGTGGTGAAGGAATAG
- a CDS encoding DUF3142 domain-containing protein, translating to MKAFCLWGVALTALVLAGCKPEPKRSVPLPTQVYVWQRSWKPELAESVEQSKSWVQTYHLLMAEVRFEKGKGKITRIQADPAVMKSQKVGLVLRVFPSVAKTGWDADATKLVVDLAKETVSAWPAGNVAELQLDYDCPDSKLADYTRLLTAVKTALFPLKVTCTVLPSWLRQREFSTLAALVPGYVLQVHSLHLPKTQDKAVALVDLAETRNALTQAVTIGVPFRVALPTYSCVVEFDSAGKVREVYAEDIPQALPLQSANYVVLDADAYGMADLVSRWRNEASPLLQSVVWYRLPVAQDRLNWPLDVLAKVAQGQSLKRGWMAHCKKQEAGHAEVVIEQAGDAPDDLPTLVTLHWAGPEAVGADALGGYQVVESAAGYLSLKLVNPGRMPRVGSGTKRVIGWLRVEDSTGPVDIFAKAIR from the coding sequence GGTCTTGGCTGGTTGTAAGCCGGAGCCGAAGCGGTCTGTGCCGCTGCCTACGCAAGTTTATGTGTGGCAGAGAAGCTGGAAGCCTGAACTGGCTGAAAGTGTGGAGCAGTCCAAAAGCTGGGTGCAGACTTATCATCTCCTGATGGCAGAAGTTCGCTTTGAAAAAGGAAAAGGCAAGATCACCCGGATCCAGGCAGATCCTGCCGTGATGAAGTCGCAGAAAGTGGGGCTGGTGCTGCGTGTTTTTCCTTCGGTCGCCAAGACCGGATGGGATGCCGACGCCACCAAGCTGGTCGTGGATCTGGCCAAAGAAACGGTTTCAGCTTGGCCCGCTGGAAACGTGGCCGAACTGCAACTGGACTATGATTGCCCAGACTCAAAACTGGCGGATTACACCCGGCTGCTTACAGCCGTGAAGACTGCCCTGTTTCCGCTGAAAGTCACCTGCACGGTTCTGCCCTCCTGGCTGCGCCAAAGGGAATTTTCAACCCTCGCGGCCCTCGTGCCTGGTTATGTTCTCCAGGTGCACTCGCTGCATCTCCCAAAGACGCAGGACAAGGCGGTGGCCCTGGTGGATCTGGCAGAAACGCGCAACGCTCTGACTCAGGCTGTGACAATCGGCGTGCCTTTTCGGGTCGCGCTGCCCACTTATTCTTGCGTGGTGGAGTTCGATTCTGCCGGAAAGGTGCGTGAGGTCTATGCGGAGGATATACCCCAGGCACTGCCGCTACAGAGTGCGAATTATGTGGTACTGGATGCCGATGCCTATGGAATGGCGGATTTGGTTTCACGATGGCGCAATGAGGCATCACCGCTGTTGCAATCGGTGGTGTGGTATCGTCTGCCAGTGGCACAGGATCGGCTGAACTGGCCGCTGGATGTGCTGGCAAAGGTTGCCCAAGGACAATCTCTGAAGCGTGGCTGGATGGCGCATTGCAAAAAGCAGGAGGCAGGGCACGCGGAAGTCGTAATTGAGCAGGCTGGCGATGCGCCGGATGATCTGCCAACTTTAGTGACTCTTCATTGGGCAGGTCCTGAAGCAGTGGGGGCCGATGCGCTGGGAGGGTATCAGGTCGTGGAGTCAGCGGCGGGGTATCTGTCTCTGAAATTGGTGAATCCTGGGCGGATGCCGCGTGTGGGCTCTGGCACAAAAAGAGTCATCGGATGGCTGCGGGTCGAGGACTCCACAGGCCCAGTAGATATTTTTGCCAAGGCCATAAGGTGA
- a CDS encoding rhodanese-like domain-containing protein, translated as MKRLSFIAALCVLPLTGLAEDKVKHVDAEKAAQLVAEGKVTVVDVRTEDEFKDGHIKGAANVDLLSKDFVRKLETVDKSKPVLVHCQAGGRSTRSLPKLEQAGFTEIYHLDGGMADWVKAGKPVEK; from the coding sequence ATGAAACGACTCTCCTTTATCGCTGCACTTTGTGTCCTGCCGCTGACCGGACTTGCTGAAGACAAAGTCAAGCATGTGGATGCCGAGAAAGCGGCCCAACTGGTGGCCGAGGGCAAGGTGACGGTCGTGGACGTGCGCACGGAGGACGAGTTCAAGGACGGCCACATCAAAGGCGCGGCCAATGTGGACCTTCTCTCAAAGGACTTCGTCAGAAAGCTGGAGACGGTGGACAAGTCCAAGCCCGTGCTGGTGCATTGTCAGGCCGGTGGCCGCAGCACTCGTTCTTTGCCTAAATTGGAGCAGGCTGGCTTTACTGAAATCTACCACCTAGATGGTGGAATGGCCGACTGGGTGAAGGCGGGCAAACCCGTGGAAAAATAA
- the trmB gene encoding tRNA (guanosine(46)-N7)-methyltransferase TrmB yields MSLFIPPDYFRELAAHEIFPDPARPLEVELGCGDGTFLVGMAKEHPERDFLGVERMLGRVSKTSRKINRERLTNAHVMRLESGYTTGWLLPTGGVSRLHLLCPDPWPKKRHAARRLVNQDEFLSGLARILPPGGEFLLKTDDRVYFEDALASLGARPQFEQLDWPADAFFYPTTDFEQHWLESGREIHRARWRRVAD; encoded by the coding sequence ATGTCCCTCTTTATTCCGCCTGACTATTTTCGCGAACTCGCTGCCCATGAAATTTTCCCCGACCCCGCCCGTCCCCTGGAGGTGGAGCTAGGCTGTGGCGACGGCACCTTTTTGGTCGGCATGGCCAAGGAGCACCCCGAGCGGGATTTTCTGGGTGTGGAGCGAATGCTGGGCCGGGTCTCCAAGACCAGCCGGAAGATCAACCGGGAGCGACTGACCAATGCCCATGTCATGCGGCTGGAAAGCGGCTACACCACGGGCTGGCTGCTGCCCACCGGCGGCGTCTCCCGCCTGCATCTGCTGTGCCCTGACCCCTGGCCGAAAAAGCGCCACGCCGCACGTCGGTTGGTGAACCAGGATGAATTCCTCAGCGGTCTCGCTCGCATCCTTCCTCCAGGCGGGGAGTTTTTGCTCAAAACGGACGACCGGGTTTATTTCGAAGATGCGCTCGCCAGCCTGGGCGCACGCCCCCAGTTTGAGCAACTCGACTGGCCTGCTGACGCTTTCTTCTATCCCACGACTGACTTTGAGCAGCACTGGTTGGAAAGCGGCCGCGAGATCCACCGGGCGCGCTGGCGGCGGGTGGCGGACTGA
- a CDS encoding superoxide dismutase produces MTLEQAALPYPPEALEPHIDATTMNIHFGKHHVAYITNLTKALETAKIQTSNVVDLISDLSKVPADSLAAIRNNGGGHVNHTWFWQWMAPAGSGPSAPEGKLGEAIQSSFGSVDDFKKLFGEAATKRFGSGWAWLIVKKDGKLAVTSTPNQDNPLMKGLVPDTDLGTPILGLDVWEHAYYLKYQNKRPDYITAWWNVVNWTAVAKGYEAAKA; encoded by the coding sequence ATCACCCTGGAGCAGGCAGCCCTGCCTTACCCTCCTGAGGCCCTGGAGCCGCATATTGATGCCACCACGATGAACATCCACTTTGGCAAGCACCATGTGGCCTACATCACCAATCTGACCAAGGCCCTGGAAACGGCTAAAATCCAGACTAGCAACGTCGTGGACCTGATTTCCGATCTCTCGAAAGTGCCGGCCGATTCTCTCGCCGCCATCCGCAACAACGGGGGCGGGCATGTGAACCACACCTGGTTCTGGCAGTGGATGGCCCCTGCGGGCAGTGGCCCTAGCGCTCCGGAAGGAAAGCTGGGCGAGGCGATCCAGAGCAGCTTTGGCAGTGTGGATGATTTCAAAAAGCTTTTCGGAGAAGCTGCGACGAAGCGTTTCGGCTCCGGGTGGGCCTGGCTCATCGTCAAAAAGGACGGCAAGCTGGCCGTCACCTCTACCCCGAACCAGGACAATCCCCTCATGAAGGGCCTGGTGCCAGATACGGATCTGGGCACTCCTATCCTGGGCCTGGATGTGTGGGAACACGCCTACTACCTGAAGTATCAGAACAAGCGCCCTGACTACATCACCGCCTGGTGGAATGTGGTGAACTGGACCGCTGTCGCCAAAGGATACGAAGCCGCCAAGGCCTGA
- a CDS encoding YebC/PmpR family DNA-binding transcriptional regulator, with protein sequence MAGHNKWSKVKHIKAVVDVKRGKVFSKLSKELTVAAKNGGSNPDLNARLRSAILAARAANVPNDNIERAIKKGVGELEGAAIEEITYEGYGPGGVALMVEVVTDNRNRAANDLRVLFGKNQGTFADAGSVAYMFTRRGEIRIEKGSLTEDAVTELALEAGADDVQDDGDDWILYTTFEQTFQVASALREKGVTTKSQNLIYQPSTTVTITDVELGRSIIKLYDVLDDYDDTQNVHANFEIADEIADELS encoded by the coding sequence ATGGCAGGACATAACAAGTGGTCCAAGGTCAAGCACATCAAGGCCGTGGTGGACGTGAAGCGTGGCAAAGTCTTCAGCAAACTTTCGAAGGAGCTGACGGTGGCCGCGAAGAACGGCGGGTCTAACCCCGATCTCAACGCTCGCCTGCGTTCCGCCATTCTGGCGGCACGTGCGGCCAACGTGCCGAATGACAACATCGAACGCGCCATCAAAAAAGGGGTGGGCGAACTCGAAGGGGCCGCCATTGAGGAAATTACGTATGAAGGCTACGGCCCCGGTGGTGTGGCGCTGATGGTGGAAGTCGTCACCGACAACCGCAACCGGGCCGCCAATGACCTGCGGGTGCTGTTTGGCAAAAACCAGGGCACCTTTGCCGATGCCGGCAGCGTCGCCTACATGTTCACTCGGCGTGGAGAGATCCGCATCGAGAAAGGCTCCCTTACTGAGGATGCTGTTACCGAACTGGCCCTTGAGGCCGGTGCTGACGACGTTCAGGACGATGGGGACGACTGGATCCTCTACACCACTTTCGAACAAACCTTCCAGGTGGCCAGTGCGCTGCGTGAGAAAGGGGTGACCACCAAGTCACAGAACCTCATTTATCAGCCCAGCACCACGGTGACCATCACCGATGTCGAACTGGGCCGATCCATCATCAAGCTCTACGACGTCCTCGACGACTACGACGATACCCAGAACGTGCACGCCAACTTCGAAATCGCCGATGAGATCGCCGATGAACTGTCCTAA
- a CDS encoding peptidylprolyl isomerase, with translation MLEFFRRHRGAFLITVTVIIIISFSVWGGMRSGPESLEGQPTDKAFTVYGRNYTIAEAQRLGRRMQVIYSLQMFDLLSLSRIGSQEDQTNNIVINQLVLQHEMDRLGIHSSDAEAKEAMKKLPTFQENGAFSAERAYSVEQMMAANGFNSVDLLEIVKLSIGFNKLRDLIGKNYTASPLEAEKAYASEYQTLKVNTIAFNLEDFKKTAVVKDDEIQKYYDENKEGYKTSGKRAVSYVYFENPKADDKKPAEEQEKARTAVVDRVNKFNDASIKPAAKFEEIAKTLNETVLKADLFTKEGPPEALKAEKELVDAIFATNPEVRPISDPVQGSNGYYIFSVTKVEEPKQQELAEVKDKVKETLVSQKAQEALTKAANEARTALADGLKAGKKIEDLAKEKKLTLSPLTDITVAEPAMEVASSNVIAGQARDTAAGELTKAIDTETGSLLVYVSAKELRKRDDSKALRENMGTGRADQERTRLFEAWFTRRRGESKAKMLITQA, from the coding sequence ATGCTTGAATTTTTCCGCCGCCACCGTGGTGCCTTCCTCATCACCGTCACCGTGATCATCATCATCAGCTTCTCCGTCTGGGGTGGCATGCGAAGTGGTCCGGAAAGCCTTGAGGGCCAGCCCACGGACAAAGCCTTCACGGTGTATGGCCGTAACTACACCATCGCCGAAGCCCAGCGTCTGGGCCGCCGGATGCAGGTAATCTACAGTCTGCAAATGTTCGACCTGCTTAGCCTTTCCCGCATCGGCTCCCAGGAAGACCAGACCAACAACATCGTCATCAACCAGCTCGTCCTCCAGCATGAGATGGATCGTCTGGGCATCCACTCAAGTGACGCCGAGGCCAAAGAAGCGATGAAAAAGCTGCCGACCTTCCAGGAAAACGGGGCCTTCAGTGCGGAGCGTGCCTACAGCGTGGAACAGATGATGGCGGCCAATGGCTTCAACAGCGTCGACCTTCTGGAAATCGTGAAGCTGAGCATTGGCTTCAACAAGCTGCGTGACCTCATTGGCAAGAACTACACCGCCAGCCCTCTGGAAGCTGAAAAAGCCTACGCCAGCGAGTATCAGACGCTGAAGGTCAACACCATCGCCTTCAATCTGGAAGACTTCAAAAAGACCGCCGTCGTCAAAGATGACGAGATCCAGAAATACTACGACGAGAACAAGGAAGGCTACAAGACCTCAGGCAAACGTGCTGTCAGCTATGTGTACTTCGAAAACCCCAAAGCCGACGACAAGAAGCCCGCTGAAGAGCAGGAGAAAGCCAGAACAGCCGTGGTGGATCGCGTGAACAAATTCAACGACGCCAGCATCAAGCCTGCAGCTAAGTTTGAAGAAATTGCCAAGACCCTGAATGAAACCGTTCTGAAGGCAGACCTCTTCACCAAGGAGGGTCCCCCAGAAGCCCTCAAGGCGGAAAAGGAACTCGTGGATGCCATCTTCGCCACCAATCCGGAAGTGCGCCCGATCAGCGATCCTGTGCAGGGCAGCAACGGCTACTACATTTTCTCCGTGACCAAGGTGGAAGAACCCAAGCAGCAGGAACTGGCTGAAGTGAAAGACAAGGTCAAGGAAACCCTGGTGAGCCAGAAGGCCCAGGAAGCCCTCACCAAGGCCGCCAATGAAGCACGCACTGCCCTGGCCGATGGCCTGAAGGCTGGCAAGAAAATCGAAGATCTGGCCAAGGAAAAGAAACTGACCCTTTCCCCTCTGACCGACATCACCGTTGCTGAGCCTGCCATGGAAGTGGCCAGCAGCAACGTCATCGCCGGCCAGGCCCGCGACACTGCTGCCGGTGAACTCACCAAGGCGATTGATACGGAAACAGGTTCCCTTCTGGTCTATGTGAGCGCCAAGGAACTGCGCAAGCGCGATGACAGCAAAGCCCTGCGTGAAAACATGGGCACCGGCCGTGCCGACCAGGAGCGCACCCGTCTGTTTGAAGCTTGGTTCACCCGCCGCCGTGGTGAGTCCAAGGCCAAGATGCTGATTACCCAGGCCTGA
- a CDS encoding DUF1501 domain-containing protein, with translation MKAFDPTTHALNVNRRAFLTQSAYGLGGMAMAGLAPQAMGGVAGAMLQPHTPIKAKRVIFLCMAGGPSHLETFDWKPKLKELDGKAFPESFTKGQQLAQLQGAELKARGAFCEFKKWGQSGQEISELFPHIGSIADDLCIVRSMQTEQINHDTAHAFMNTGSIIKGRPSMGSWLLYGLGCETSDLPGFVVLTSAGKTGQQPVSARQWSAGILPSKYQGIQFQAKGQPVHYLGSPDGVCQSTQRQVVEEIQRLNGMLMEEKLDPEIQTRIAQYEMAFKMQASVPELTDVKSEPQHILDLYGVKEPGDGSFASNCLLARRMAERGVRMIQLYHRAWDHHGGIVDGMKSSAQDVDQATAALIKDLKQRGMLDDTLILWGGEFGRTPMGQGTGRDHHILAFNVFMAGGGVKPGYSHGATDELGYRAVEDVVHVHDLHTTMLHLLGIDHKRLTVKFQGLDVRLTGVAGHLVKKLIA, from the coding sequence ATGAAAGCTTTCGATCCTACCACCCATGCCTTGAATGTAAACCGTCGCGCCTTTCTGACGCAGTCGGCCTACGGGCTTGGCGGCATGGCGATGGCGGGGCTGGCTCCGCAAGCCATGGGTGGTGTGGCGGGGGCAATGCTGCAACCCCACACGCCGATAAAGGCGAAGCGGGTGATTTTTCTCTGCATGGCGGGTGGGCCCTCGCACTTGGAGACCTTTGACTGGAAACCGAAGCTGAAGGAACTGGATGGCAAGGCCTTTCCAGAATCCTTTACCAAGGGGCAGCAGCTCGCGCAGCTTCAGGGTGCGGAGCTGAAGGCCCGTGGTGCGTTTTGTGAATTCAAAAAATGGGGACAGAGCGGACAGGAAATCTCAGAGCTGTTTCCCCATATCGGCAGCATCGCAGATGACCTGTGCATTGTCCGTTCCATGCAGACGGAGCAGATCAATCATGACACGGCCCACGCCTTCATGAACACAGGCAGCATCATCAAGGGGAGGCCTAGCATGGGCTCCTGGCTGCTTTATGGTCTGGGCTGCGAGACCAGTGACCTGCCGGGCTTTGTGGTGCTGACTTCGGCGGGCAAAACCGGGCAGCAGCCGGTGTCCGCGCGGCAGTGGTCCGCCGGGATTTTGCCCAGTAAGTATCAGGGCATCCAGTTTCAGGCAAAGGGGCAGCCTGTACATTATCTGGGCAGCCCAGACGGCGTCTGCCAGAGCACCCAGCGACAAGTGGTGGAGGAGATTCAGCGGCTGAATGGCATGCTCATGGAGGAAAAGCTGGATCCGGAGATCCAGACCCGTATCGCCCAGTATGAGATGGCCTTTAAGATGCAGGCCAGCGTGCCGGAACTCACGGATGTGAAGAGCGAGCCCCAGCACATCTTGGACCTTTATGGGGTGAAGGAGCCGGGGGATGGTAGCTTCGCGTCGAACTGTTTGTTAGCCCGTCGCATGGCGGAGCGCGGCGTGCGAATGATCCAGCTTTATCATCGTGCCTGGGATCATCACGGCGGCATCGTGGATGGCATGAAAAGCTCGGCCCAGGACGTGGACCAGGCAACGGCGGCCCTGATCAAGGACCTGAAACAGCGCGGCATGCTGGATGATACCCTCATTCTCTGGGGCGGTGAATTTGGCCGTACTCCGATGGGGCAGGGGACGGGGCGGGATCACCACATTCTGGCCTTCAATGTCTTCATGGCAGGCGGCGGCGTGAAGCCGGGCTACAGCCATGGAGCCACCGATGAACTAGGCTACCGTGCGGTGGAGGATGTGGTGCATGTGCACGATCTCCACACCACCATGCTGCATCTCCTGGGCATTGATCACAAACGGCTGACGGTGAAGTTCCAGGGCCTGGATGTTCGCCTGACGGGCGTGGCCGGACATTTAGTGAAGAAGCTGATCGCCTGA
- a CDS encoding NAD(+) synthase, whose amino-acid sequence MPDPNPSLCPREQHGFVRVATVSPELKLGDVAANVATLRTEMQRLASEGCRLIVFPELCLTGYSCADLFYQRSLQQQALAGVKQLAEANAGLGCCIVVGLPLIVQGRLYNVAAVIADGEVLGFVPKTFLPNSGEFYERRWFSPATTLTDTHTEADGIPIGTDLLFEATDLPGFVLGVEICEDLWTVIPPSSHAALAGATLLANPSASNEVLGKFTYRRQLISQQSARCQAAYIYASAGAGESSTDTVYSGHGLIAENGSLLGETERFAFETRAALADVDLQRLEHERVRNTAFRDAAATQSYSRITFCLGETQPGVSPALLRPLSAHPFVPPAGSDRQAVCEEIFAIQATALARRLRQTRSKTAVLGLSGGLDSTLALLVMIESLKRAGLPREAALTITMPGFGTTARTKGNAEKLAEALHIPLRTIGIGAAVEQHFKDIGHPAGLHDVTYENAQARERTQVLMDVANQTGGIVVGTGDLSESALGWCTFNGDHMSMYHVNAGVPKTLVKYLIEWCASELYATEAGAILHDIIDTPISPELLPLAADGSMKQKTEDTVGPYELHDFFLFHFIRHGCDEAKIRFLAAQAFADQYPAEVVDKWLATFLRRFVQSQFKRSSMPDGPKVGSVALSPRGDWRMPSDYSGSLF is encoded by the coding sequence ATGCCCGACCCCAACCCGTCTCTGTGCCCCCGTGAACAACATGGTTTTGTGCGTGTCGCCACGGTGTCTCCAGAGCTGAAACTGGGCGATGTGGCCGCCAACGTGGCCACGCTTCGCACGGAAATGCAGCGCCTTGCCAGCGAGGGCTGCCGCCTCATTGTTTTTCCAGAGCTGTGTCTCACGGGCTATTCCTGCGCGGATCTTTTTTATCAGCGCAGCCTCCAGCAACAGGCCCTGGCCGGAGTCAAACAACTGGCGGAGGCGAATGCCGGCCTGGGCTGCTGCATCGTGGTCGGCCTGCCACTGATCGTACAAGGGCGACTATACAACGTGGCCGCTGTCATTGCCGATGGTGAGGTGCTGGGCTTTGTGCCAAAAACTTTTCTTCCCAATTCGGGCGAATTTTATGAGCGGCGCTGGTTTTCCCCGGCCACCACATTGACGGACACTCATACAGAGGCAGACGGTATCCCTATCGGCACCGACCTTTTGTTTGAAGCCACCGACCTGCCCGGCTTTGTGCTCGGGGTGGAGATCTGTGAAGACCTGTGGACGGTGATCCCTCCCTCCAGCCATGCGGCTCTGGCCGGGGCCACTCTTTTGGCCAACCCCTCGGCCAGCAATGAGGTGCTGGGCAAGTTTACCTATCGCCGCCAGCTCATCTCCCAGCAAAGTGCGCGCTGCCAGGCGGCCTACATCTATGCCAGCGCAGGTGCGGGGGAATCGAGCACGGACACGGTCTATTCAGGCCATGGTCTCATTGCCGAAAACGGTTCTTTGTTAGGCGAAACGGAGCGCTTTGCCTTTGAGACCCGTGCAGCCCTGGCCGATGTGGACCTTCAACGGCTGGAGCATGAGCGCGTGCGCAACACGGCGTTTCGGGATGCCGCCGCCACGCAGTCTTACTCGCGCATCACCTTCTGTCTGGGTGAGACCCAGCCTGGAGTCTCCCCTGCTCTGCTTCGTCCGCTGTCTGCGCATCCCTTTGTCCCGCCTGCCGGATCTGACCGCCAGGCCGTGTGCGAAGAGATCTTTGCCATTCAGGCCACGGCCCTCGCCCGCAGGCTGCGCCAGACGCGCAGCAAGACGGCGGTGCTCGGTCTTTCAGGCGGTCTGGATTCCACCCTGGCCTTGCTGGTGATGATCGAGTCGCTGAAACGTGCAGGCCTGCCGCGTGAGGCCGCCCTGACCATCACGATGCCCGGCTTTGGCACCACCGCACGGACCAAAGGCAATGCCGAAAAACTGGCCGAGGCACTGCACATTCCGCTGCGGACCATTGGCATCGGTGCGGCTGTGGAGCAGCATTTTAAGGACATCGGCCATCCCGCAGGCCTTCACGATGTGACCTATGAAAATGCCCAGGCCCGGGAGCGGACGCAGGTGCTGATGGATGTGGCCAACCAGACAGGCGGCATCGTGGTCGGCACGGGCGATCTTTCAGAATCCGCGCTGGGCTGGTGTACTTTCAATGGCGACCACATGTCCATGTACCACGTCAATGCCGGTGTGCCCAAAACCCTGGTGAAATACCTCATCGAATGGTGCGCCAGCGAGCTGTATGCCACGGAGGCCGGAGCCATCCTGCATGACATCATTGACACCCCGATTTCCCCGGAACTCCTCCCCCTCGCCGCCGATGGCAGCATGAAGCAGAAGACCGAAGATACCGTGGGGCCTTACGAGCTGCATGACTTTTTCCTCTTTCACTTCATCCGCCATGGCTGCGATGAGGCCAAGATCCGCTTTCTGGCCGCGCAGGCCTTTGCAGATCAATATCCGGCCGAGGTGGTGGACAAGTGGCTGGCCACCTTCCTGCGCAGGTTTGTGCAAAGCCAGTTCAAGCGGTCATCCATGCCAGATGGGCCGAAGGTAGGCTCCGTAGCGCTGTCTCCGCGCGGCGACTGGCGCATGCCGAGCGACTATTCGGGCAGCCTCTTTTAA